The following are encoded in a window of Verrucomicrobiota bacterium genomic DNA:
- a CDS encoding sigma-70 family RNA polymerase sigma factor: MIQAITDQSECLCSTEQPEARTLRQSVQAWDRDTGFNTEAVVHMDILRNAAVRLTGNTADAEDLLQETLLKAYRAFDTYRPGTNCKAWLFRILRNNFYNAYRKRTRRPTHVSFEQVEGIVPARQRPPIPFPSGVSAYPAVIEFMDDEIRDAINKVGHVFQTTLLLCDVHGLTYREAAEVMSCSIGTVRSRLSRARSAMRKHLENTDAAKRMERLASASTNRRNGSGSQRRQQSADGTRAEVLRQPPAAPRVEPLAVRAHR, encoded by the coding sequence ATGATTCAGGCCATCACAGATCAGTCCGAGTGCCTGTGTTCCACCGAGCAGCCCGAGGCTCGCACCCTCCGGCAGTCGGTCCAAGCGTGGGACCGCGACACCGGGTTCAACACCGAGGCCGTCGTCCATATGGACATCCTGCGTAACGCGGCGGTGCGGCTCACGGGCAACACGGCGGATGCCGAGGACTTGCTGCAGGAGACCCTGCTGAAGGCGTATCGGGCTTTCGACACGTACCGGCCCGGCACGAACTGCAAGGCGTGGCTCTTCAGGATCCTGAGAAACAACTTCTACAACGCCTACCGCAAGCGCACGAGACGGCCGACCCACGTGAGTTTCGAGCAGGTCGAGGGCATTGTGCCGGCGAGGCAACGGCCGCCGATCCCGTTCCCGAGCGGCGTCTCTGCCTATCCCGCGGTGATCGAGTTCATGGATGACGAAATCCGCGACGCGATCAACAAGGTCGGCCACGTCTTCCAGACGACGCTTCTGTTGTGCGACGTGCACGGTCTGACCTATCGAGAAGCGGCCGAGGTCATGTCATGCTCGATCGGCACCGTGCGCTCGCGCCTCTCGCGGGCACGGAGTGCAATGCGGAAGCATCTGGAAAACACCGACGCAGCCAAGCGGATGGAGCGGTTGGCAAGCGCCTCCACCAACAGGAGGAACGGCAGCGGATCCCAGCGGCGCCAACAAAGCGCAGATGGCACCCGTGCGGAGGTGTTGCGGCAGCCCCCAGCGGCTCCCAGGGTGGAGCCGTTAGCGGTCAGAGCGCATCGATAG
- a CDS encoding response regulator transcription factor, producing the protein MPKPTRDPENSDIRRILIVDDHAVVRRGLVDLVNQEPGLEVCAEAGGAAAAIKAVEKHNPDAAIIDISLGDTSGLELIKQLKVLRPQMRTLVLSMHEEELYCERALHAGAHGYVMKDRPPEQIIRALRSVLNDRLYVSDRMSARLIEKVAGTTKAADVPLTSTLSDRELEVFELLGRGQTTGEIADTLHLSVKTVQSHRENLKRKLKLHNSTELLQRAILWWQEQSRSR; encoded by the coding sequence ATGCCGAAGCCAACGCGCGATCCGGAGAACAGCGACATCAGAAGAATACTCATTGTCGATGACCACGCCGTGGTCAGACGCGGCTTGGTCGACCTGGTCAACCAGGAGCCGGGGCTGGAGGTCTGCGCGGAAGCCGGGGGAGCGGCGGCGGCGATCAAGGCCGTCGAGAAGCATAATCCCGACGCGGCGATCATTGACATCTCGCTCGGCGACACGAGCGGGCTCGAGCTGATCAAGCAGCTCAAGGTGCTGCGACCACAAATGCGTACGCTCGTACTCTCCATGCATGAGGAGGAACTCTACTGCGAGCGCGCCCTTCACGCCGGCGCGCACGGCTACGTAATGAAAGACCGGCCGCCCGAGCAGATCATTAGGGCACTCCGCAGCGTCCTCAACGACAGGCTATACGTGAGCGACCGGATGTCGGCCCGCTTGATCGAGAAGGTCGCGGGAACGACCAAGGCGGCGGACGTGCCGCTCACCAGCACTCTGAGCGACCGCGAGCTCGAGGTCTTCGAGCTGCTCGGACGCGGCCAGACCACGGGCGAGATCGCCGATACACTTCACCTGAGCGTCAAGACCGTGCAGTCGCACCGCGAGAACCTCAAGCGCAAGCTGAAGCTTCACAACTCCACCGAGCTGCTTCAGAGAGCCAT
- a CDS encoding PAS domain-containing protein — MRSTPSVLFVGGVPRETALLIDELQREGCVGHAEHVENVTALAGALDHPVWDAVVVDGEAPGLDLAQALDLLRARDLNAALLVMSRDGGSDATVRVIAAAAPRRAADADLDCVGRRNLREVLAGLPHQDTRFMPLQSYELLEQMFANVHLAIALMDPHFTFVRVNRAYALAGKHDPEWFVGKNHFELYPNEENETLFRQVLETHKPMTVFAQPFVYPDQPERGTTYWDWTLQSFHDPSGRIGGLILTLLDVTERERARQAADEERQRVYSILNKLPGFIGINSPIDHRIHFLNEASQACFGDPAGRPCYEVLTARDAPCRICGPRLVLTDGKPREWDWTSADGRVYRVWGFPFSEAGRSDRVLQFGIDVTRQREIENELLTIATGEQERAGQDLHDSLGQSMSGAAMLSKALAQRLAAAGSPESKTALELHKVVAGAVRQTQALVRGLCPVRLDERGLQEALRRLANETERCQGVPCMLESRGDVVVQDTTVASHLYQIARDAVRAAVRRTPPDSIVIYLRSGGNQVTLTIETEGGSAVEMDDDLKGTEIRRMKHRAWLIGGRLDLDADTKGGTIVTCVVPEARAADRPN; from the coding sequence ATGCGCAGCACACCAAGCGTTCTCTTTGTTGGGGGCGTGCCGCGCGAGACGGCTCTCCTGATAGACGAACTACAGCGAGAGGGGTGCGTCGGTCACGCCGAGCACGTGGAGAATGTGACCGCACTCGCAGGCGCACTCGATCATCCCGTTTGGGACGCGGTGGTCGTCGACGGCGAGGCGCCCGGCCTCGACCTGGCGCAGGCGCTCGACCTGTTGAGGGCACGGGATCTCAATGCCGCTCTCCTCGTCATGTCGCGTGACGGCGGCAGTGACGCCACCGTGCGGGTCATCGCGGCAGCAGCGCCGCGACGCGCGGCGGACGCCGACCTCGACTGCGTCGGCCGGCGGAATCTGCGCGAAGTGCTCGCGGGACTCCCGCATCAGGACACGAGGTTCATGCCGCTCCAGAGCTACGAGCTGCTTGAGCAGATGTTCGCCAACGTCCACTTGGCAATCGCCCTGATGGATCCGCACTTCACCTTCGTCCGGGTCAACCGCGCCTACGCGCTCGCCGGCAAGCACGATCCGGAGTGGTTTGTGGGCAAGAACCACTTCGAGCTGTACCCCAACGAGGAAAACGAGACGCTGTTCAGGCAAGTGCTCGAGACCCATAAGCCCATGACCGTATTCGCTCAGCCGTTTGTCTATCCCGACCAGCCGGAGCGCGGAACGACATACTGGGACTGGACCCTGCAGTCGTTTCACGATCCATCGGGCCGCATCGGCGGGCTGATCTTGACCCTGCTTGACGTCACCGAACGCGAACGAGCCCGTCAGGCGGCCGACGAGGAGCGACAGCGGGTCTACTCGATTCTGAACAAGCTCCCGGGGTTTATCGGCATCAACTCACCTATCGATCACCGCATCCACTTCCTCAACGAAGCGTCGCAGGCATGCTTTGGCGATCCAGCCGGCCGTCCATGTTACGAGGTGTTGACGGCGCGCGATGCGCCGTGCCGGATCTGCGGGCCGCGCTTGGTCCTCACCGACGGCAAGCCGCGCGAGTGGGACTGGACATCTGCCGATGGACGTGTGTACCGTGTCTGGGGGTTCCCGTTCTCCGAGGCGGGCCGAAGCGACCGCGTTCTCCAGTTCGGGATCGACGTGACAAGGCAGCGCGAGATCGAGAACGAACTCCTGACGATCGCCACCGGCGAACAGGAGCGCGCCGGACAGGACTTGCATGATTCGCTTGGACAGAGCATGTCGGGCGCTGCCATGTTGAGCAAGGCCCTCGCGCAGCGGCTGGCCGCCGCCGGCTCGCCCGAGAGCAAAACAGCCCTGGAGCTGCACAAGGTTGTCGCGGGTGCCGTCCGGCAGACGCAGGCGTTGGTCCGTGGCTTGTGCCCCGTCCGGCTCGACGAGCGAGGCCTCCAGGAGGCCCTCCGCCGTCTGGCCAACGAGACGGAGCGCTGCCAGGGTGTGCCGTGCATGCTCGAGTCGCGCGGAGACGTCGTCGTCCAGGATACAACGGTTGCGTCCCATCTCTACCAGATTGCCCGGGACGCCGTGCGTGCCGCCGTGAGACGGACGCCGCCCGACTCAATCGTGATCTACCTCCGCAGCGGGGGAAATCAGGTCACACTGACGATTGAGACGGAGGGAGGAAGCGCCGTCGAGATGGATGATGATCTTAAGGGCACGGAGATCCGCCGCATGAAGCATCGTGCCTGGCTGATCGGCGGACGGCTCGACCTGGATGCCGACACGAAAGGCGGCACGATCGTCACGTGCGTTGTTCCCGAGGCCCGCGCCGCCGACAGGCCGAACTGA